DNA from Parvularcula marina:
CATGTCGGCCACCACCAACACCTCTGAATTGCCGCAGAAAATCGTCGAATTGCGGGACGTCGCGCTGACCTATGACGGCACGCATGAAGTGCTCAAACACGCCGATATGGTCCTGCGCGAGGGCGATTTCAGATTTCTGACCGGCCCGTCGGGCGCCGGCAAGACGACCCTGCTCAAGCTGATCTACATGGCGCTCAAACCCACCTCGGGCAGCGTGCGGATTTTCGGAGAGGAAGTGCGCGACCTTGCCACCGATGACCGGCCGGCGCTGCGCCGCCGCCTCGGGGTGGTGTTCCAGGAAAACCGTCTCCTCGATCATCTGACCGCCTATGAAAATGTCGCCCTGCCCATGCGCGTGATGGGCTTCAAAGATCAGGATTATCGGGGTGATGTTATGGAACTCTTAAGCTGGGTCGGGCTCGGCGATCACATTCTGGCCAAGCCCCCGGTCCTGTCGGGAGGGCAGAAACAGCGCGTGGCGTTGGCCCGGGCGCTGGTCTCGAAACCCGACCTCATTCTCGCTGATGAGCCGACCGGCAATGTCGATCCGGAAATGGGCGGGAAAATCATGCAGTTATTGCTGGAGCTGAACCGCCTCGGCACCGCCGTGATCGTCGCGACCCATGATTTCCACATCGTCCGGCGCATCCCCATGAAGATCCTGCGACTGAAAGAAGGGCATCTGACCCTGCACCAGCCGCTGGCTGAACTTACGGAGCAGGCCCCGTGAGCGAAACGGCCGAAGACGACGAAGGCTATGTCGACGAGGAGGCGCTCGAGGCCGCCGTGCCCCGACGCCAGACGCCGCTGCTGCCCGAAGCCGGGGCATCGGGCACGCCGCTGATGATCGTCATCGCGGTGCTGGCTTTCATCGCCAGCGTCTCGCTCGCCGGATATTTCATGGTCTCGCGCGCCGCCGCTGACTGGACCGGCGATCTTTCGGGCACGATCACCGTGCAGGTCCGCGGGGCGGCCGCCGACCTCATCCTTCAGGATGCGGATATCGCCGAGGGCCTGTTGCGCGATCATCCGGGCGTCACGGAAGTGGCCCGCATGTCTCGGGCAGAAACCGAAGAGCTGCTGGAACCCTGGCTGGGGCGCGATAATCTGAGCGCGGATATTCCGATCCCGATCATCATCACCGCCGAGATCAGCCCGTCTTTGCGGCGTGATCTGTCTTCCTTACGCAATGGCCTTGCCGAAGCCGCACCATTGGCCGCGCTTGATGATCACGGCCAGTGGAATGACCGGCTGGTCGATGCGGCCAACCGCGCCAAGGGGCTCGCCTTTATCGTCTTTGCCATGATCATGGGGGCAACGGCCTGCGTCATCATCTTTGCAACCCGGGCGGGACTTGCGGCCAATCGCGAGATTGTCGAGGTCATGCACCTTGTCGGGGCGACGGATAAATTCATCGCCGATCAGGTCCAGCGACGTTATTTCTCACTTGGCCTGAGGGGCGGCGCGATTGGTGCCTTCTCCGCCGCAATGATCCTGTTTCTGACGGCGAGTTTCGGTGCCGAAGACGCAGGGCTTTTCCTGCCAAATCTTCAGGCTGCGCCTGCCATGCTGGCCGGGCTTGCCATTGTGCCGGTCGTGATTTGCGGGATCTCCTCGCTCGTGGCACGGATCACTGTCCGGACGATCCTCGCCCGCGAAATTCACTGATCACCCGCCGAACCCAGCCGCCAGGGCCGCTCGGCGGCGCTGGCGGCGGCGGAGCTGTCTCGTCTATTTTGACTTTTTCTTCGTGGCCTTTTTCTTGGCCACTTTCTTTTTCACGGCTTTTTTCTTGGCAGCTTTTTTCGCCGCAGCCTTCTTGGTTACCGCCTTCTTCTTGGCCGCTTTCTTCTTCACGGCCTTTTTCTTGGGCTTGTCCTCCACTTGCGTCAGAGCCGAAGCGGCGAGCGATTTGATCTCCTTGGCCGACAGCGATGATGGGTCTTTCATCGCCTTGCTCGCGATTTTCGCGACGGCAGCCGACGTCTTTTCTGATTTTGCCATTCGTTTTCTCCCCTCCTGGAGCAGGTAATCGAGCGAGCATAGCTTGTGGTTGTACGCCGTCCAGCGAAGGGTGCAGTAATGGAAGACACAAGTCTAGGCCGTTGAGAGTCATGGATTTTTAACCCTGCCAGCGTGACGGGGATCACTGCCAAGTCGGCCCGAAAAGCGCACTGTTGACGCTGTAGCGTCAGGAGTGCCCCGAAATGACCCGGCCGCAAGCCATCAAATCCCCCGGCCATGCCGTCCCGCCGCACGCCCGCGCCAGACTTCGCGAGGCAAACCCGGATACTGATGCGGTGATCCTGCGAATCGTCCGCCAGTGCGCCCGCTCAAAATCGCAGAGCGCGCCCTGCACCGCGAACTGGTTTTGAGGGCATTGGAGCTTTCTGAGCACCGTCATCCCGCGGTTGATGAGACCAGCTTATCAGAGGCAGATCCCCGCCTGCGCGGGGATGAGCGGGTGCTGAGAATAAAAAAGGGCGCCCCTTGCGGAGCGCCCTTTCGATACAGACCATGATGTCTTCAATCCCTCACGGGACTGATGATTACATCATGCCGCCCATTCCGCCCATGCCGCCCATGTCGGGCATTGCAGGGGCGCTATCTTTTTTTGGCGCTTCTGCGATCATCGCCTCCGTCGTGATGAGGAGACCAGCGATCGACGCTGCATCCTGAAGTGCGGTACGGACGACTTTCGCCGGATCGACGATGCCCATGCCGAGCAGGTCGCCATATTCTTCCGCCTGCGCATTGAAGCCGAACTTGGTGTCGTCCTGCTCAAGCAGTTTACCGACAACGATCGAACCTTCTTCGCCAGCGTTCTCGACGATCTGACGCAGCGGCGCCTGAAGCGCACGGCGAACGATCGCGATACCGGCTTTCTGGTCAGCATTGTCGCCGGTCAGGCCGTCGAGCACTTTCGAAGCATAAAGCAGCGCGGTGCCGCCGCCCGGGACGATGCCTTCTTCGACAGCAGCGCGGGTTGCGTTGAGCGCGTCATCGACGCGGTCTTTGCGCTCTTTGACTTCGACTTCCGTCGCGCCGCCAACTTTGATGACAGCAACGCCACCAGCAAGTTTAGCGAGACGCTCTTGCAGCTTCTCACGGTCATAATCCGAAGACGTATCTTCGATCTGACGGCGGATCTGTGCTGTGCGAGCTTCGATGTCATCTTTCGAGCCAGCACCATCGACGATGGTCGTGTTGTCTTTCGTGATGACAACGCGTTTCGCCGTGCCGAGCATGTCGAGGCCAACATTCTCAAGCTTGATGCCGAGATCTTCAGAGACAACCTGGCCACCGGTCAGGATTGCGATGTCTTCGAGCATGGCTTTGCGGCGATCGCCGAAGCCCGGTGCCTTGACAGCAGCAATCTT
Protein-coding regions in this window:
- a CDS encoding cell division ATP-binding protein FtsE; the encoded protein is MSATTNTSELPQKIVELRDVALTYDGTHEVLKHADMVLREGDFRFLTGPSGAGKTTLLKLIYMALKPTSGSVRIFGEEVRDLATDDRPALRRRLGVVFQENRLLDHLTAYENVALPMRVMGFKDQDYRGDVMELLSWVGLGDHILAKPPVLSGGQKQRVALARALVSKPDLILADEPTGNVDPEMGGKIMQLLLELNRLGTAVIVATHDFHIVRRIPMKILRLKEGHLTLHQPLAELTEQAP
- a CDS encoding cell division protein FtsX, translating into MSETAEDDEGYVDEEALEAAVPRRQTPLLPEAGASGTPLMIVIAVLAFIASVSLAGYFMVSRAAADWTGDLSGTITVQVRGAAADLILQDADIAEGLLRDHPGVTEVARMSRAETEELLEPWLGRDNLSADIPIPIIITAEISPSLRRDLSSLRNGLAEAAPLAALDDHGQWNDRLVDAANRAKGLAFIVFAMIMGATACVIIFATRAGLAANREIVEVMHLVGATDKFIADQVQRRYFSLGLRGGAIGAFSAAMILFLTASFGAEDAGLFLPNLQAAPAMLAGLAIVPVVICGISSLVARITVRTILAREIH
- the groL gene encoding chaperonin GroEL (60 kDa chaperone family; promotes refolding of misfolded polypeptides especially under stressful conditions; forms two stacked rings of heptamers to form a barrel-shaped 14mer; ends can be capped by GroES; misfolded proteins enter the barrel where they are refolded when GroES binds); translation: MAAKEVRFEADAREKMLRGVDILANAVKVTLGPKGRNVVIEKSFGAPRTTKDGVSVAKEIELEDKFENMGAQLIKEVASKTNDEAGDGTTTATVLAQAIVREGHKYVAAGMNPMDLKRGVDLAVSKVVETIKSHSTPVSGSEGIEQVGTISANGEKEIGQMIAEAMSKVGNEGVITVEESKTAETELDVVEGMQFDRGYLSPYFITNADKMSAELEDPFILLHEKKLSNLQSMLPLLESVVQSSRPLLIISEDVEGEALATLVVNKLRGGLKIAAVKAPGFGDRRKAMLEDIAILTGGQVVSEDLGIKLENVGLDMLGTAKRVVITKDNTTIVDGAGSKDDIEARTAQIRRQIEDTSSDYDREKLQERLAKLAGGVAVIKVGGATEVEVKERKDRVDDALNATRAAVEEGIVPGGGTALLYASKVLDGLTGDNADQKAGIAIVRRALQAPLRQIVENAGEEGSIVVGKLLEQDDTKFGFNAQAEEYGDLLGMGIVDPAKVVRTALQDAASIAGLLITTEAMIAEAPKKDSAPAMPDMGGMGGMGGMM